The proteins below come from a single Stomoxys calcitrans chromosome 1, idStoCalc2.1, whole genome shotgun sequence genomic window:
- the LOC106089363 gene encoding striatin-interacting protein 1 homolog — protein MMFSSINNSFEQDTHDTDGNCDGPDLDFIYADVDTYQNEIAELYSYTEFNEFQQNVKAFEDQMDMYNLPPNWQKLDASSQRGIIMKLIDQLEVSNREFRMQAARCILYLAQGCWAEIQSDEEQQQNTRDNVIVLYNLGIFSSFVDLLNMEIESACSPDIVAVKITNVTLGDSADLRVILSVLYIITETIRDEKEKNSEDYRKIAEGFVQDLNSPLPDGELLAVKLLGMITRFCSGAAPHFPMKKVVLLLWKISLLGLGGMSVLKNLKNEYREKAGLEPVTEDTLEVTKCMRASSPPVTAADYLDNQNLKRNAFRRSLMKQRFLDEQEQMDMELTPGNESAPNGGGNGGGGNGTNQNGEDEYYRPFEDPSNGASSSTITTANPNNLPCYNAQPPAVQPAPMTTCLPWTPKVRQKDIDQFLDISRNKFIGYSLIDDHESLAGLPQPIHEGVQTLKRHMYISLADIQIKKEEEIARNPISTQEDEVVLTPAEVLYQAILPNLPQYMIALLKVLLAASPTSKSKTESINIMADVLPKKMPLTATQSTKLTVDMGRHKEIIVKAVSAIVLLYLKHFKLNHVYQFEFMSQHLVFANCIPLVLKFFNQNITEYVSMKNTIPLLDFPSCVIGEQPDLSAESFVFSADVTDKPYSWRNVFSCINLLRILNKLIKWKHSRVMMLVVFKSAPILKKTLKVRHAMMQLYVLKLLKMQTKYLGRQWRKSNMKTMSAIYSKVRHRLNDDWAFGNDLESRPWDFQAEECTLRACVDRFNLRRYPEATQKCGSGTNNGNACNNADNTSSGNIAGANVDGNVGTAGAGAVYASANAGNGINTGVCSQLQDYGIEGGFPSDEILTHSDFAFFGHSGWWDRKVELTDYFKANYSTWLEEEVYNNQTDWDAL, from the coding sequence ATGATGTTCTCGTCGATAAATAATTCGTTCGAACAGGATACCCATGACACCGATGGTAATTGTGATGGCCCCGATTTGGATTTTATATATGCCGATGTTGACACTTACCAAAATGAGATTGCCGAATTGTATAGCTATACAGAGTTCAATGAGTTCCAGCAAAACGTCAAAGCTTTTGAGGACCAGATGGACATGTACAATTTGCCTCcgaattggcaaaagttggatgCATCAAGTCAGAGGGGCATCATCATGAAGCTCATCGATCAGCTAGAGGTGTCCAACCGTGAATTTCGTATGCAGGCTGCCCGATGCATTTTGTACTTGGCTCAAGGCTGTTGGGCGGAAATTCAATCGGACGAAGAGCAGCAGCAAAATACACGTGATAACGTTATAGTCTTATACAATTTGGGAATCTTCTCATCATTTGTAGACCTTCTTAATATGGAAATAGAGAGTGCTTGCTCGCCAGACATAGTTGCTGTAAAGATCACAAACGTGACGTTGGGTGACTCAGCCGATTTGAGGGTTATTTTGTCAGTGCTATACATTATTACTGAAACTATACGAgatgaaaaagagaaaaatagcGAAGATTATCGTAAAATAGCGGAAGGGTTCGTACAGGACTTGAACAGCCCTTTGCCGGATGGAGAACTGTTAGCAGTAAAGCTACTGGGAATGATAACACGATTTTGCAGTGGTGCCGCACCACATTTTCCTATGAAGAAAGTTGTCCTTCTTCTATGGAAAATATCACTTTTAGGTCTTGGAGGTATGAGTGTCCTTAAGAACTTGAAAAACGAGTACCGCGAAAAAGCTGGTCTAGAGCCAGTAACAGAGGACACCTTAGAAGTGACGAAGTGCATGCGTGCTAGTTCGCCGCCAGTTACAGCCGCTGACTATCTTGATAACCAGAATTTAAAGCGCAATGCTTTCCGTCGTTCGCTAATGAAACAACGATTTTTAGACGAACAAGAGCAGATGGACATGGAGCTAACTCCTGGCAATGAAAGCGCCCCAAATGGAGGGGGAAATGGTGGTGGCGGCAACGGCACCAACCAAAATGGTGAAGATGAATATTACAGGCCTTTTGAAGATCCCTCCAATGGCGCCTCTTCTTCTACAATAACCACAGCAAATCCAAACAATCTGCCATGTTATAACGCCCAGCCTCCTGCTGTACAACCCGCACCAATGACAACGTGTTTACCCTGGACTCCTAAAGTTCGCCAAAAGGATATTGATCAGTTCTTAGATATCTCTCGGAATAAATTCATTGGTTATTCGTTAATTGACGACCACGAAAGCTTGGCGGGCCTACCACAGCCAATACACGAAGGTGTTCAAACGCTGAAGCGGCACATGTATATCAGTTTGGCCGATATACAGATTAAGAAGGAAGAAGAAATCGCTCGTAATCCAATTTCTACACAAGAAGATGAAGTAGTATTGACACCAGCCGAGGTATTATATCAAGCAATTCTACCAAATTTGCCGCAATATATGATTGCTTTGCTAAAGGTGCTGCTGGCAGCTTCTCCAACTTCTAAATCCAAAACGGAAAGCATTAACATAATGGCAGATGTGCTGCCCAAAAAAATGCCCCTCACGGCCACGCAGTCGACAAAATTGACTGTCGACATGGGCCGCCACAAGGAAATAATTGTTAAAGCTGTTTCCGCCATAGTATTGCTTTACTTAAAACATTTCAAACTCAATCATGTCTACCAATTTGAATTCATGTCCCAGCATTTGGTATTTGCCAACTGCATCCCTTTGGTGCTGAAGTTCTTTAACCAAAACATCACAGAGTACGTGAGTATGAAGAACACCATACCCCTTCTCGATTTTCCGTCGTGTGTGATTGGAGAGCAACCAGATTTGTCGGCAGAAAGTTTTGTTTTCAGTGCGGATGTCACTGACAAGCCCTACTCGTGGCGTAATGTATTCTCGTGCATTAATCTGCTGCGCATTCTAAACAAGCTAATCAAATGGAAACATTCACGTGTTATGATGCTTGTTGTGTTTAAATCGGCACCCATTCTTAAGAAGACGCTTAAAGTACGCCACGCCATGATGCAATTGTACGTACTAAAATTGCTTAAAATGCAAACAAAGTATTTGGGGCGACAGTGGCGTAAATCGAATATGAAAACAATGAGTGCCATTTATTCAAAAGTTCGACACCGTCTCAATGATGATTGGGCATTCGGAAATGATTTAGAATCTCGTCCTTGGGACTTTCAAGCTGAAGAATGTACACTGCGTGCTTGCGTCGATCGTTTCAATTTGAGGCGGTATCCTGAAGCCACCCAGAAATGCGGGTCGGGAACAAATAATGGAAATGCGTGCAATAATGCAGACAACACTTCATCGGGAAATATTGCGGGTGCTAATGTTGACGGTAATGTTGGGACAGCAGGTGCAGGGGCAGTTTATGCATCTGCAAATGCAGGAAACGGCATTAACACAGGCGTTTGCAGTCAACTGCAAGACTATGGCATTGAAGGAGGTTTCCCAAGCGATGAAATATTAACACATTCAGATTTTGCATTCTTTGGTCACTCTGGATGGTGGGATCGCAAAGTCGAATTAACCGATTATTTCAAAGCAAATTACTCGACATGGTTGGAAGAGGAAGTCTATAATAATCAGACCGATTGGGATGCCCTCTAG